In Pseudorasbora parva isolate DD20220531a chromosome 1, ASM2467924v1, whole genome shotgun sequence, the DNA window gCGTGATAAACACAATGAATAAACAAAGATGTTAATTTGTTCAGCAGTGAAACCCAGTCCTAAACCTGTGAGGCCCACGGTCAAGGAACCAGCAAAGCCCAAGCCCAAACAAACAGGTGagaacaaaaaacagaacaaaaaatatatattggaaTATACCGCATTATAAATtatacaatacattttcatatatTGGAAACTAGTGCTTATGCTTTAAATGATTGTGTACATATATTGTACACACGTTATATAAACGTGTACCCATAtaaatgtatgaatgtatgtacatccatatatatataacacacatttacagaaTGAGAGAGCAGCAGATTTCttgttcccagcatgctttgcttcCGGTTGTTAAAGGAGAGGAACTGTTACTATAAAgtgttatttaatgtgttttgcTCAATATTAATATAAGGGGAGATCTGTTAGTGTTAAATGTTCTATTATTTTGGAATTTCAAAGTTTTTCTGGTATGTCAGAGTTTTTGGGGTTATCgttgtgctgaagagtagagCCTGTGGTTAGGTTGATGATTGGCCGACCACCATTAAGACACTCTTGCAGTCTTCAGCACAGTGATAGTCTCTTTGCTAAATACTTAAGTACAATCAGGTGTTATATATGAAATTACTAAAAATATAATGTaagtaattataaaatataagaaatattCATCTATATATGAGTGTTTATACTGCATGAGTAAATATATCTGCAAAATATTACACATGCAGTACCATATCTGATCACATATATAGCTATTTATTATGAAGTGTATTACTGAATATACAATTACATACATTATGATTAGGGTTGGGTACCGAAACCAGTTGCCAATGTATCACCGGTACCTATATAAATGGAAGGGCTGTGCGAtactgaagaaaaatgcgatatgcaatattttgttaaataatgcgatattcgatatgcgatacgatattgctattagtgtgtaaaatctatttaaattatgtttaaaaaataggCCCCAccttatattaggtggccttatgtactatgtacttactgtgttcaaattgtattgcaaaacacttttgctgatattaaggtgggatacgggtagagttagggccaggtgtggtggtgtgggtcagtttaagggtagggttaggtgtaagggaagtgccaactgtgtaattacaaatgtaactacagaaatgaattacagatgtaattacttgcaggtattttttaaaaatgtaagtacaatgtaaaaacatgtatgtacacaataagtgcattgtatcaaattattaatttcaatgttagtacatagtagttaaggccacctaatataaagtgggtccaaaaaatatatatttaaaaactgagaatatACCATttatgtttcacattctttctggaaaaataaagcatcgctacaactttgTGAAAGTGACCTGCAGTATTTTAGCAAAAATGTATGCTATAAATCTGacaaaataattttaacaatgtaaacaaacaaaaaatgtaatggcaatatttaaataacaaaaactctttgcttgattaggaaaatatatttatatattttcctaaaacttaacattaataatataaaGACTCATGAACTATAGGGGTGGacaattatttttgttattattatttaactttgttattaaaattaagatctAAAAACAGTAGTATTCacatgaattaaatatacactgatACATCATAAAGCTACAAAGGTTATTGAGCCAAGAGCACAGAatgattttctctttttctgattttctctttttctcttgttgtttgacagacagcagcaggtttactgtattagcaggctgtcactttaagacctaatgcccAAATCCTATTGACTAACTGATATCGTTCACTTAAAGCATAACCAACTGGGTTTACATTGAATACTCGTCAAGACAGCCGTTTTGacataactgtgtgtgtatattcacAGTGTTCGAaaagcctattaaaatcattcagatattgtgtGCCGTTgggatatgcatattgcgatatgtacatttgcgatatttcgatatatattaTACAGCCCTAATAAATGGTATGTACCAGAGCAAATCAGAATGCAGATTTCGGTTCCTCATTTCGGTGCAACCCACTTATGTTCAAACGTGCTTTCGCACTTTGACTGGCACGCCCTCTGTGCTTGTCACATATCACaactattcagtgttttcaaccacatcatgtttatttgaggtttcagacatttaaatgcacatgaACACTGAACATAATGAACTGAAGCTGGTTTGTAGGATACTAAAGAATACAGActactttgctgttattagtgctgtaacTGTTATTTAGTGTTAAATTAGGCCTATTGTAGTTGGGTTAGGTGGCTTAGGTTTTACTGTGaatttaagtaaattgtgttttgtatctatttataagtatactttaaacttttaataaatagttaaattgaaagaataataaaaaaaaaatcaataaaaagccATTCTTTAATGTCATGCACTATCATATTGTtgctcttttaaaaaaaatatcgcTTCAGGTACTGTTTAGGCACCGGTACCATTTTAAAAGTACCGGTTTGGCACcggtattgtaaaaaaaacaaacaatacccAACCCTAATTatgatatattaataaatactttgtcacatatttttcaatatatgaAAAGCGGCAATTCCTTGTGTATTAttcaatatattgtaatatattgacACAATATATTctgtatattttcaaatataaagttaaataattgaatatattgATCTTTCATATATagtgaaatatattttatttgcgtAAGGGGATGCACTTACTGCATTACAGCTGTCTGTTCTGCTTGAAATGAACACAAATCCCCCTACTGACCTTCTTCAATAAACACTGGAGCTGCTGAAACATATGCAGCTTTTTGTTACGCTGTAAGTCAGCAAGACGGTTACCCTGATGCATATCATACATTTATCTATGGTCAAAAAACATTGTAAGGGACAGTTTAGTTTGGGGCGtagtctgttttttttgttgttattttttactttttgttattAATTTTGGTGCTTACTAATCACTCTTGGTCATAGGTTTGAATACCTAGCCCCCTCTAAATGTGGATTGCTTTACAATACTAACATATTAACCTCCACTAACAGAAGAGACATACACTGATTTGTTTGACGCCACCATTCGGCCTGACTTGTTGCCCCGAACAACTCGTAAGCCTCTTCAAACCTCGCTTGCCCCTCGGAAAGTCCAGTCTGGTGTGTACTGTGCTGTCATTTTCCCTGTAGAACCGTTCATCGTGTTTGTGTCCGTGCGTGTTTGCATGAATATTTGTGTATACAAACCAAAAATAATGTTCAATTTGATTGAGGCTAGTAAATAatcttggatttttttttagcatcattTTCTCTACAGCTCTAAATTTAGTTCCATATTCAGAAGAAAGAGAAGGTCCctaatattacattattaatataatgCATGCCTCTCTTACAGTTTAcatcaaataaaaaacatgaCTTTCTTCAGTCGCTCCGCTTAAGTAATTTAGCTTGTACTCATGCAATAAAAATGATAATATAAATATAGCAGCTGAAATAAGTCATGGCCACATCAACTCATGTCATGTCACGTCAACTCAAatctttgtctttttttattactcAAAACTTTCTATCAGGTTATCCTCGGTGTCTTACACCAATATCACATCACATTATGATCACATGGACGTcttttgcatttgttttcatTGTCATCTTGTCTTGTGACTTTGTGTGGGTTCCATCTTCATTTAATTTGTTTCAAACGTAAATTACACAGATTGTTGATGGTTTTTTTTGTCACTTAGCTGTATTACAATTACAATTAGTTCTATGCATATTCCATTTGTAATATAGTAAGTAATTCTTTTGGTTGACAGATTTTGATGACTTAGATCTTGCAGATGCCCTGAATCCAGACAACGACATTAAAGGAAAGGGCAAAGACTCTGGCAAAGGTGGTATGTATTTTTCTATTAACTCGCTTTTACCTTTCTCCATATTTCATTTTTGCAATTTAGTGGTTAAGTCTTTCatctttaaaggaacactccacttttttttaaaataggtTAATTTTCCAAGTctcttagagttaaacagttgagttttaccgtttttgaacccattcagccgatctctgtatctggcggtagcacttttagcatagcttagcatacatcattgaatcggattagaccgttagcatcgctctcaaaaatgaccaaagactttttttcaaagataatatttttccaaTTTAAAACATCATCGTGTATTAAGATCAAcggaaaattaaacattttgatttttagACCGATTATAgactattctctcattcctgtgtaataatcagagaACTTTGCTGCCATGCCATGGGTGCAGCAACACAGTGATAAATACGCAGAAAATAGTACCTAGCTATATCggtctaaaaaaaattgtgtttttcattttccgttggtcttagtacaggatgtaactacagaagagtcaagttttaaatagggaAATATAGTGAAAGTCATTTTGGTCTTTGGTCATTTTgttgctaatggtctaatccgattcaatgatgtatgctaagctatgctaaaattgctaccgccagatacaaagatcggctgaatggattcaaaaacggtaaaactcaactgtttaactctaaggaaCTTGGAAAATTAgccttttttcaaaaaaagtggagcgttcctttaataataattaagtaGTTTAATAAGAATAGTGCTGACTTCAATGTTTCAACATAAATGAATGGTTTAGGCCAACATACACTGTTTTAATTTGAGCAGATTTTTTTCTGCATTCTGAAGAGAGAAGGAAATGGTgagctgaaataaaaatgttcctCTCAGAAGGCTTCtccaaatagaaaaaaataaagcaaaaaaaatagTGGAATAGGTTCTAACGGCTGATTGTCAGAAGACAGAAAGTTGAGTTTAAGGTTTCTGTTTTCTGTCTGAAAATCAAAACAATGTTGtacatagggctgggcgataaatcgattttatgaattaattcgagtttttagtttacgacgatttttgtgaatgaaaatcggttttctctttcaaatccgccgacgctcccctctgagctcccgtaatggctcagccctccccgcgcgcgtttgccacagaggtacacaaacaacaaggatcgcgtctaacaacataccgtgtcattcgtaattggttcagtttttcacagaacaattaacaataccccgctgcaaagtgtgtttgaagtctgaacggaaccCCGGTAGGCGCTATACTCATTTAAAGCTGCGCTGACACGAACGCAGCGCGAGCTCACACACGGGCCaatctcgtgacagacacgatacacagcgctggtgatccagtgagagagcgtttaaatcaacacaccattgctactgtgatctagtggaagcggtcggcgcacaattctgttataaaccacagatatcagatcaaacagagctgagcgaaggtcaggggtttcagtcacaaaacaccaacatttaccacgattgtactgtagtaaaaccacatggatttaatgttgttgttgtcgtcattatttatctcaggattcgtacaaccttttgagattgaaattcaagcactttccaatggttttcaagagcttcacacttatttccagcacttcaaagctctagatatccgattgtaatgttatttttaatgtgatggtttgtaaaactaaaagtttaaaggggtcttgtgaaagaaatagtcgaatgttttttttagtttatttttttaaaatgtgtaatccattttgtagcatttttattttaaaaaaagatatgaaatgcccaccactataaccagcagaagagcacttattgatttattagcgattttcactccctaatgtatggaaagtacgaagtcacagtctcaggaaaaactaaacttttcttcaaattgtgactaaattacagtaaagtaagctcctttaataatcactgaagctgtcgatcagttcagtgtgagactattgaagaacaatgctaatctatatttaataagagcattaggctacatttaaattttccctatactttttttgcacattactgttgttaataaaacttaattttatctgcatatcaattcataaacctttgatatgtatactgtatattgcaaaagatatggtgcccatttatactgtggaatagtccggggttattcacatgctgaaagttttgcaccccaggtggcacttctaccaagctgcaaatatttaattttacctaaacaaaataaagttaaaacttgttttgaacaatttctttgtcatctgcagactgattttaagtaggaggggaaaaaaatcgttttaaatcgtaaatcgaatttttggtgaaaaaatcggggattttttttttgggccatatcgcccagccctagttgtACATCTTCCGGTTTCTGTAAAAGCCCATGTAAACCTGAAGGTCATCATAGGGTTACCCTTTACAATCTATCACTGTGAAACTTAGGCTACTATGTTGCTAGTCAGCGTGGATTAACCCAAGCTAGCCAGGCTTGATGGCATCTCCTGTCCCTGGCAGAAAAAGACCTCGGAGGAGGGGGCCGTGATGATGGCAAACCCAATAGCAGAGGTGGTAAGAAATAGAGTAACATACTTCTACCACCCACTTCCTCTCTTTATCTTCTTGGCTGGAAGAATCACACTTTGTACCCACAAATCAAAGCCGATCTCACCATTATTAAAATCTAATCGGCTTTCTGATTTCAGTGCAAGGCTTTCAGGGATAGAAGCATTAACCTATTGACCACCATGGCTCTCTTGCATCTTAACTTTGCATGGATTTTGAGTTTAATCAATCAGATTGCTAGTTCTATTGCTTTCTCTGGATTGTATGTGGCAgtagggctgggtattgacaCAGATACAAATTGATTCTGATTGACAAGCTCTCGTTAGGATAACActtaattcaattcaaattcagaattATTTTAGGTACATGTCAATatttcttaagaaaaaaaatctcaactgaTGCTGTGACTATACAGGGAACCCTGTTACTTAAGTGAAAAAAAGGGCtgccttacatttttaagtacaatcaacttagTTTAAGTCATTGCTACTTAAATAAcattaaactgaatttaaaaaaatcatgagtTGAATctttaataacaaaaaagtaGAAACTTACCTAGCTTATTTTGGtaagttaaagcaatgtaaaatcaaatgttgtcataacttattgatcataaaATACGTTTTTCATAATTTCTACTCCATCATTTTTAATTTGCCTTTTCagaaaaaacaaatttaaaaaacattttattattgggttaataaaaaataaatgtctctgcttttaatttttgttgtcaaaatataataataattaaaaaaaaagatttaatcaAACATGCAATACATAATTGCAAAATCATGAACGGGTAAGGTaattatataatgtgtgtgtgtatgtgtgtaataTTATGTAATATGAGACCTGATATAtttcagtaagttgtaatgtCTCTTTCAACACACCTTTTGATGTCCATTCATGTTTGTTTTGTGCTATAACTGGAAGTAAAAAGCGTTGTATCTTCTTTGTATCTTCGTGCAAGGTACATACGAGATTGCCATCTAGAGAAGAATAATGGAAATAATAGGATTGAATattaaacaaacagaaaatgatCAATCGATTTTGAGTACTGATCATGAGTCTAGCTAATTTGCCCAGCCCTAATCGACAGCTCAGCTTTTTTTCTTGCAGGGTGCTGGGCTTTTTCGCTTTCTGGGTCACAAAAGCTTCACCTTTAGATCTTTAGGTCTCTAATAGTAAACCCACGACTCACTCATGCATGAGTACTCATCATGTTGTTCCCAAGCTAATGGTCTTTTCTAACATCTCAGGTAGTCAATTCTCAGACGATGACCTTTTTGATGTGGGCAATGATAACTCCTACAAACCCGACAAAGGCAAAGGTGACTTAACTCAACCACCTGACAGATACTCACATTGAGACACCTCAAATATAAGAAACAATGACTGGCAAACTACAGAATGTCATTTCAGTGTTCACTTTTCTACAGGTGGAAAAGGTGGAAGTGCCAGTAGTACCGGTGATTTGGGTCCTGCTGATGAAAATAACTATGGTATGATTGCGTTTAATAGTATAGTGATATTAGAAGAACATTTTTGTTAGGATTCATTTGGTCCAGTTAGACCAGTTTTTATAGTGACCTATGTATTCATCCCCAGACACCATGGCTGAGACTGGAACCATCGCTGGTATTGTGAGCGCCGTCGCAATGGCTCTGTTTGGTGCAGTGAGCGGCTACATCTCCTACCAGAAGAAGAAGTTGTGCTTCAGCATACAGCGTAAGGAAATCCATTTCCTTCATAACTCTACCACACAGCTTGAATTTTTCATTTGTTCCTTATCATGTGCTTCATCTCTCCACAGAGAGTCTGAATGTAGATATGGTGAAGGCAGATGCCCCAGATGCTGTTGTCGCACAGGAGCCACAAGGTACTGGCCCTTGTTTATGAGGCTAATGTCtttatttaactttattttaaagttttaaaattatttaggGATAAGGACAAGACTTTTAGGACCATGCATTTGAGTAAAATaccaattatttaatttttataactgtaatttaaaacattttattggtCTATGATATTCAtctgtccttcggatgagaccaaggtcctgactctctggtcattaaaaatcccaggatgccCTTCGGAAAAagtgtaggggtgtaaccccagtATACTCGCCAAATTTtaccattggcctctgtccatcatggcctcctaatcacccccctatcctgattggcttcatcactctgtctcttttccaccaatcagctggtgtgtgctGAGCGTTCTGGcgaatttaataattattattaattattattattactgtctAACATGTGCACTACAAAAGCAAATTTAATTATTTGGCGTGAGCAGATTACATACAAAGTCAATGCAAAGGCGATCCGACAGCAACATTAGTCATCTCCAACATGGTTGATGACGGAAAAATGGCTAAAAGAAGCTTTTTATTTTTGACGCCAATGATGATGTACGGGAAGACACTCCTCATTGCGTGAATTGAAAAACAAGTAATCCCACCAGTGAGAAACGCAATGCGAATATTCGCTTCGCTTTTGGTGTGTGCACACCATTATACTCTCTTTATCAAATACATGATTAGTgtagaagaaaataataatattgaggAAATGCATGAcagtaatatatataaaaaaaaaaaagggatttGATGGTACCCAAATGTCTTTAAAACAGCTTAAAAGGTGTTTTATCAGTTTATTAGTAACTTGTATTTTAGTCTGCATAGTTAATTGTTGAAAAAAATACTtagtaattatattatataacttAGTAATTAGGCTGACATTTACTGGCATGGATGCAGCATGGTGCAAAAACGAATGTTTTCAGTCACAGATGCCATTGTAGAAGTAGCATATTTATCACTGTAATGAATTAGCTCAGAGGGGAAAtgttaataattattcataactcATGATTATTCATTAGTATTAATTATGAGTATTTAAAATCGATTAACTTGATGTAGCTACATTAACattacaatcaatcaatcagttcaTTCCTTGAACATTCAGAATTGCTTATATCAGGATATTTTTCATGGCCATAGAAAAATAATGATTCCTTTGTATTTAAATAAGCCCTTAGAGCACATAAGATTAACAAGACATTTTTTTGTAGCGGGGAGTCAGAATCAAACAAATATTTTGTGCACAAATTTTAATAACTAAATAACAGACAAGATAAAACAGATATGCATACACAAAACATATACATGGTGTGAGGTAAAGTCAAAGAGGTCAGAAGAACCGGGTCAGTACAGATGGATGAAGTTATGCAAAGAGTCTAAAACCTGGGACGAACCATCATTGATAAACTCCTTTGTCTGAACAAAGGGGTTTACAGTTCTACTAACACACAGCAATTTGTGTTTCTTACGATACTTGTATTTAGCCTGAGCTGTAGAAGAAGAGAGTCCGAGGTGAAATCGCAGTGTTGCAAGTGTTgcaatttttttctgtgttgACTGAAGAACAAATGATGAGCTTGCATGGTTGTTTCGACTCCGTTGAGGTTGAGGAAGTTGCACGTGTGTGGGCATCAAGTTTCTGATCCCACACAGCACATGGCTCTGTGTGTATAGTCCCgccctgcttggagggcctgcattacATGGCCTGGCACAGCCATGACGTGATGGTTtggccagagagagagagagaacagagGGAGAAAATCTGAGCGTCTCTATTTTAACGTCTGGGAATAGTCACACCCTCCTGAGGTAGACttgaccaatgagattgttggaaTTTCCAACCCGAAaagattttatggctctttgtggTCGTGAAAcaagcattaatttgataggagacaaaTATTAGGGTTACAAGAAACAGGAAGTTGCTTATAAGACATGCATAAACAAACCATACAAGACCCTTTACAACACACTTTAAATTGTACACGCAATATCCGGGGGTACGTACATCTTCATTTATAGAACAGTTTTCTATTAATAAAAGCAGGAAAGTCCTTTTTAAGGGCATTGGGTAACAGCTCTCTGGAAATTCCTTCGAGTCGTAAACCAAGTCTCTCTGATGGTAACCCTGGTAACGGAGGCCTATCCTCTGCTATTGGGGAAGGTCTGCTTCTAACCACAGAGCATTTAcagcatatttgttaaatgcaGCAAGTCATTTGTCTGATATGTCTCAGTCGCTACATCACATACAATAATTCTACAATCAGAAATGTTCAATAGTAGAAAAACCTTTTTAACTAGACTTAGTGCACCTTCAATTTATTctgcttttatttatataaggtaatataattgtaaattattattttcatacATAATGATAATTGTTATGTTCTTTCCTTCTCCAGTTCAACAAACTCTTCTCCAGCCTCCCAACGCTGAGCCACCTACAGAGGAAAATGCAGTGTAATCCGTGTCTAAAGTGAAGAGGGCGCAGTTCTAAATCGTTGTTCTCCTATTGGAATGCCACTGTATTTCCCAGCACATTTGCACCACAAGGCCCTTTTAAAGAACCAATGTGACTGTTGACATGGTGTAATATCTTTTAATTTATTCTATTCCAACTGCTCACATGCAACAATGCTAGTAAGCCTGTTTGCAATAATATTGCTATGAAATGGGAAAACACCTAAAAATAAATTAGCATGATCTGCCTAGACCCGAGAAATGAAACTTGGGGCTTTTTATGGAGCCCATACAAAGTCCCACACATACTGCGCTACAATCTTTTTGTTTGTCAAATCAGCTCATCATTCTATTATGCACAAATGCTTATTAAACAGTGAGACAACTGATTAATCCAAGGTTTACAAAAAAACGGCTGATTGGataatcataaaaaaatatgcttTTGTAGGTCAATAATGTGTTTCTCTTATGTTTTCACAGCAAGACAGGCTTAGCAGATTGGTTGTTGTGGTGAAGGATTTGTGAAGggttcttttgtttgttttaacacGATCTGTATATATTTGCCTTGCTTTCACAGAGCAACGTGAAAAGATTGTTACACATATATATGCAGGTTTTTGTGTCTTAGCTAACTTTTTACTAGAGTGACTTTTTGAGGACAAAAAAATTGACGAACAACTTAAGTCAGAAACTAACCGACAGCTGCTTCCTTCTAAattgctttttttgtgtgtgtgactaaAATGGGTATAACTGTGAAGATGTGACGTGTGTTGATGAAGAAACTGCTTTTGTGCGTGTTAGTTGGATATCAGATGAATTCCGCGTGATCAGAATGACTAGATACATTAGTGTGAAGTAACTTGTGGGTGAAAGTAACCAAAAAGTTGTGTTTCCATGTTAGCGCAATACTTCAGCAGTGTAGTAACTCTCGTATCGCTAATTCTTATCGATTGCCTTTTTCCGGGATTTTAAGGGATTAATGTGCTTGTAAATCGCGTATTGTTTCCAAGTTTGTACTCAATCCGTTGTATCAGTGTATCTATATTTACACTTGTAGCAGTAAATGTACATAAATGTTTGTGCCCCCCATCTTTTTGAATTATGGGGAGTAGTTTTTCGCCCAAGCTTAGTGTTTGTATCGTTTgtagcatgtttgagctttagATTTGAGACTTTTTAGAGACCTGTCACACCCTTCCTAGTTTTGCTATTGCCTTAATGTGTCCCTAGCTGCTTTCCCGTCTTGCTAATTTTCACACTCTTTTTGGGTCTTTTTGTACCACAGAACCTGACCATCTCAATTGGAAGGCCTCTATCTGGAACTAGCCAGCAGAGTTAGCAAAACTGGACGGGAAAGCAGCTTAGTCCTTGTCATCCTCTCCCTGACTTGAGATCCTCCAGATTTTCCTGTAGCTGTTGTTTTTCACTGTGAATTCAGGTGCACCTTTGTTACTCCGAACCTAAGCCCTTGCCAATGGTGCTTTCCTTCCCAATGCCTTACCACACTTACATTAGGGAAGACACGCTAGCTTACTTACACAGCACTAACAGTCACGACCATTACAAGGGCTGCCTCACTCGAATGTCTACGAACCAGACGTACCAGGTTTAGTACGTTGTTCCACTATAAAGGTGTGGTCACATTCGCTGAGCTCCAAAACGAGGTCCGTTGTCAAATGTCGAGAAGCATGAAGCACTGCTCACACAGAAGTTCTGTTGGTCAACGTGGAGTATTCATGCAACAAACTTTAGGGTTCCATGTGGGTTCCTATTCGCCCGTGATA includes these proteins:
- the cd99l2 gene encoding CD99 antigen-like protein 2 isoform X5, which codes for MGKKLSTWTLLAVFSLLIVKGISQDLDLGDALDDAPTPPPKVDPAGGAGGAAVKPSPKPVRPTVKEPAKPKPKQTDFDDLDLADALNPDNDIKGKGKDSGKEKDLGGGGRDDGKPNSRGGSQFSDDDLFDVGNDNSYKPDKGKGGKGGSASSTGDLGPADENNYDTMAETGTIAGIVSAVAMALFGAVSGYISYQKKKLCFSIQQSLNVDMVKADAPDAVVAQEPQVQQTLLQPPNAEPPTEENAV
- the cd99l2 gene encoding CD99 antigen-like protein 2 isoform X1, which produces MGKKLSTWTLLAVFSLLIVKGISQDLDLGDALDDAPTPPPKVDPAGGAGGAAVKPSPKPVRPTVKEPAKPKPKQTEETYTDLFDATIRPDLLPRTTRKPLQTSLAPRKVQSDFDDLDLADALNPDNDIKGKGKDSGKEKDLGGGGRDDGKPNSRGGSQFSDDDLFDVGNDNSYKPDKGKGGKGGSASSTGDLGPADENNYDTMAETGTIAGIVSAVAMALFGAVSGYISYQKKKLCFSIQQSLNVDMVKADAPDAVVAQEPQVQQTLLQPPNAEPPTEENAV
- the cd99l2 gene encoding CD99 antigen-like protein 2 isoform X3, with protein sequence MGKKLSTWTLLAVFSLLIVKGISQDLDLGDALDDAPTPPPKVDPAGGAGGAAVKPSPKPVRPTVKEPAKPKPKQTEETYTDLFDATIRPDLLPRTTRKPLQTSLAPRKVQSDFDDLDLADALNPDNDIKGKGKDSGKGGSQFSDDDLFDVGNDNSYKPDKGKGGKGGSASSTGDLGPADENNYDTMAETGTIAGIVSAVAMALFGAVSGYISYQKKKLCFSIQQSLNVDMVKADAPDAVVAQEPQVQQTLLQPPNAEPPTEENAV
- the cd99l2 gene encoding CD99 antigen-like protein 2 isoform X6, encoding MGKKLSTWTLLAVFSLLIVKGISQDLDLGDALDDAPTPPPKVDPAGGAAVKPSPKPVRPTVKEPAKPKPKQTDFDDLDLADALNPDNDIKGKGKDSGKEKDLGGGGRDDGKPNSRGGSQFSDDDLFDVGNDNSYKPDKGKGGKGGSASSTGDLGPADENNYDTMAETGTIAGIVSAVAMALFGAVSGYISYQKKKLCFSIQQSLNVDMVKADAPDAVVAQEPQVQQTLLQPPNAEPPTEENAV
- the cd99l2 gene encoding CD99 antigen-like protein 2 isoform X8; amino-acid sequence: MGKKLSTWTLLAVFSLLIVKGISQDLDLGDALDDAPTPPPKVDPAGGAGGAAVKPSPKPVRPTVKEPAKPKPKQTDFDDLDLADALNPDNDIKGKGKDSGKGSQFSDDDLFDVGNDNSYKPDKGKGGKGGSASSTGDLGPADENNYDTMAETGTIAGIVSAVAMALFGAVSGYISYQKKKLCFSIQQSLNVDMVKADAPDAVVAQEPQVQQTLLQPPNAEPPTEENAV
- the cd99l2 gene encoding CD99 antigen-like protein 2 isoform X7, with the protein product MGKKLSTWTLLAVFSLLIVKGISQDLDLGDALDDAPTPPPKVDPAGGAGGAAVKPSPKPVRPTVKEPAKPKPKQTDFDDLDLADALNPDNDIKGKGKDSGKGGSQFSDDDLFDVGNDNSYKPDKGKGGKGGSASSTGDLGPADENNYDTMAETGTIAGIVSAVAMALFGAVSGYISYQKKKLCFSIQQSLNVDMVKADAPDAVVAQEPQVQQTLLQPPNAEPPTEENAV
- the cd99l2 gene encoding CD99 antigen-like protein 2 isoform X4 encodes the protein MGKKLSTWTLLAVFSLLIVKGISQDLDLGDALDDAPTPPPKVDPAGGAGGAAVKPSPKPVRPTVKEPAKPKPKQTEETYTDLFDATIRPDLLPRTTRKPLQTSLAPRKVQSDFDDLDLADALNPDNDIKGKGKDSGKGSQFSDDDLFDVGNDNSYKPDKGKGGKGGSASSTGDLGPADENNYDTMAETGTIAGIVSAVAMALFGAVSGYISYQKKKLCFSIQQSLNVDMVKADAPDAVVAQEPQVQQTLLQPPNAEPPTEENAV
- the cd99l2 gene encoding CD99 antigen-like protein 2 isoform X2; the protein is MGKKLSTWTLLAVFSLLIVKGISQDLDLGDALDDAPTPPPKVDPAGGAAVKPSPKPVRPTVKEPAKPKPKQTEETYTDLFDATIRPDLLPRTTRKPLQTSLAPRKVQSDFDDLDLADALNPDNDIKGKGKDSGKEKDLGGGGRDDGKPNSRGGSQFSDDDLFDVGNDNSYKPDKGKGGKGGSASSTGDLGPADENNYDTMAETGTIAGIVSAVAMALFGAVSGYISYQKKKLCFSIQQSLNVDMVKADAPDAVVAQEPQVQQTLLQPPNAEPPTEENAV